In a genomic window of Salminus brasiliensis chromosome 12, fSalBra1.hap2, whole genome shotgun sequence:
- the tex2 gene encoding testis-expressed protein 2 isoform X2 — protein MTSQGGGSGDTPTPPPSSSSSSFLRQSAGPKLQVQRSLSRDTITIHFSAQGKEEEEEDEELYGLAVTSSGLVGDDQGIVTAVEASEELLFEGAGMGACPGDLPVSSAMMSSLPATHTFSTALAIQPLSGSPLSACSPASSSWPLEHQRPQPPPPVTYATSSTSSPAKSSTVHSKPFLSLVKSLSTDVESRESSVSVPAPQPMRHRHLMKTLVKSLSTDTARPEQEIPSHRQPDSRLNLHLFKPFTQPRVTAAPGGDSKTAPSSPLTSPDGRSFFKVQEVEARIEDTKRRLSEVMCDPLQLLSKIIGEEGGSTTTGTSTTGTPGGSHRPKSLSTSATELSTLATLNGHLESNNDYCIKEEEDVEGDSPLGGAEPVPALPRSPSLGLDRCFMSALARQEDEEFCELYSEDFELCTDTEAEGEPAGSTLLQQGSTAGSEELTEGEEEEEEEEEDESPAVPQNGLILLVSIVYGYFVLPLPAYIGGVLLGVAAGFMLAILVLWLSAPRRPSWGRCFSRSRTERWTGVPLDIKEPGIYKGWMNEIHSYDPETYHATLTHSVYVRLEGSVLRLSKPNRNIPRRASFSEPKPDVTYISQKIYDLTNSKIYLVPHSLARKRVWNKKYPICIELAKQDDFMSKAQGDRSEATEEKPFAAVEKTEGLAGSEENKRPSTDPILFLFGRTGREKEEWFRRILLASRLKAEIKKPSSLPSSFLPSHGRSSSQSGTLSHSRSSSRGSLEDLLQSQSQSRQKDVGVGVKLKVLDYNVYMAKYISHSSGSPTASPGHSTDSSPRTVKKFSDGLSAEAASEAWVNALLGRIFWDFLREKYWADVVSKKIQMKLSKIRLPYFMNELTLTELDMGMAIPKILRSSEPSVDHQGLWFDLEISYSGSFLMTLETKMNLSRLGKEGEGLGEQGKEGPRTYCLADSDEESSSAGSSDEEDPAEVPEISGVEGYVGGHRPSKIMRFVDKIAKSKYFQKATETEFIKKKMEEVSNTPLLLTVEVQECRGTLAVNIPPPPTDRIWYGFRSPPHLELKARPKLGEREVTLAHVTDWIEKKLDQEFQKIFVMPNMDDVWLPIMHSPMDTRSNLNLATVTTDAMKVISEHTILSGLLTK, from the exons ATGACCAGTCAGGGTGGTGGCAGTGGGGACACACCCACCCCCCcgccttcctcctcttcttcttcattcCTCAGGCAGTCTGCAGGCCCAAAGCTGCAAGTGCAGCGCTCGCTATCCCGCGACACAATTACCATCCACTTCTCAGCTCAGGgcaaggaggaggaagaagaggatgaggaGCTCTATGGGCTGGCTGTCACCTCCTCTGGACTTGTAGGAGATGATCAGGGCATAGTCACAGCTGTGGAAGCCAGTGAGGAGTTACTGTTTGAGGGGGCAGGAATGGGGGCATGTCCAGGAGACCTTCCTGTTTCTTCTGCCATGATGTCCTCTCTCCCGGCCACCCATACCTTTAGTACAGCCCTTGCCATCCAGCCCTTATCAGGCTCCCCCTTATCTGCGTGTAGCCCTGCCAGCTCCTCCTGGCCCTTAGAGCACCAACGGCCCCAACCCCCTCCCCCTGTAACCTACGCCACCTCTTCCACCAGTTCTCCAGCGAAGTCCTCAACTGTGCATTCAAAGCCATTCCTCAGCCTGGTCAAGTCTCTCTCCACTGATGTGGAGTCTCGAGAAAGCAGTGTGTCAGTCCCTGCCCCTCAACCCATGCGCCATCGGCACCTGATGAAAACCCTGGTGAAGTCTTTGTCCACCGACACTGCCCGTCCTGAACAAGAAATCCCATCCCATCGGCAGCCAGATTCTCGCCTCAACTTACACCTTTTTAAGCCTTTCACCCAGCCACGAGTCACCGCGGCGCCTGGTGGTGACTCTAAGACAGCGCCATCCTCGCCTCTAACCTCACCTGATGGGCGTTCCTTCTTTAAAGTGCAGGAAGTGGAGGCGCGTATCGAGGACACCAAGCGACGTCTCTCAGAGGTCATGTGTGATCCTCTGCAGTTGCTAAGCAAGATCATCGGTGAAGAAGGAGGAAGCACCACCACCGGCACTTCCACAACTGGGACGCCAGGGGGCAGCCACCGACCCAAAAGCCTCTCCACCAGTGCCACAGAGCTGTCTACTCTGGCCACCCTCAATGGCCACTTGGAAAGCAACAATGACTATTGCatcaaggaggaggaggatgtggAGGGTGACAGTCCTCTAGGGGGTGCTGAACCAGTACCGGCCCTGCCCAGGTCACCCTCACTGGGCCTAGACAGGTGCTTCATGTCTGCCCTGGCCCGGCAGGAGGACGAGGAGTTTTGTGAACTTTACAGTGAAGATTTTGAGCTGTGCACAGACACAGAGGCTGAAGGGGAGCCTGCTGGCTCAACCCTACTCCAGCAGGGAAGCACAGCAGGCAGCGAGGAACTAACTGagggtgaggaagaggaggaggaagaggaggaagatgagTCTCCGGCAGTACCACAAAACGGACTTATACTGCTCGTTTCCATTGTGTATGGCTACTTTGTGCTGCCACTGCCCGCGTACATAGGTGGGGTGTTGCTGGGAGTAGCTGCTGGCTTCATGCTAGCAATATTGGTGTTGTGGCTCTCTGCCCCACGCCGGCCCTCGTGGGGTCGCTGCTTTAGCCGGTCTAGGACAGAGCGCTGGACTGGTGTCCCCTTGGACATCAAAGAGCCAGGCATCTACAAG GGTTGGATGAATGAGATCCACAGCTATGACCCAGAGACATATCATgccacactcactcattcagtATACGTACGTCTGGAGGGCTCAGTGTTGCGCCTCTCCAAACCCAACCGCAACATTCCCCGTCGTGCCAGCTTCAGTGAGCCCAAACCTGATGTCACATACATCAGCCAGAAGATCTACGACCTGACCAACAGCAAG ATCTACTTGGTACCCCACAGCCTTGCAAGGAAACGTGTGTGGAACAAGAAATATCCCATCTGCATCGAGCTGGCCAAGCAGGATGACTTCATGTCCAAGGCCCAGGGAGACAGGTCTGAAGCCACGGAGGAGAAGCCCTTCGCTGCTGTGGAGAAGACAGAGGGCTTAGCGGGTAGCGAGGAGAACAAGCGGCCTTCCACCGACCCCATCCTGTTCCTGTTTGGGAGAACAGGAAGGGAGAAGGAGGAATGGTTCAGAAGGATACTGCTGGCTTCCAGGCTCAAAGCTGAGATCAAGAAGCCCTCCAGCCTTCCTTCAT CTTTCCTCCCCTCCCATGGCCGCAGCAGTAGCCAATCGGGCACCCTCTCTCACAGTCGCAGTAGTAGTCGGGGCAGCCTGGAAGACCTGCTCCAGTCTCAGTCTCAGTCCCGGCAGAAAGATGTAGGAGTGGGGGTCAAACTAAAAGTTCTGGACTACAATGTCTACATGGCAAAATACATCAGCCACTCCTCAGGAAGCCCTACTGCCAGCCCTGGTCACAGTACAGATAGCAGCCCAAGGACTGTAAAGAAG TTTTCAGATGGCTTGAGTGCAGAGGCTGCGTCTGAGGCCTGGGTCAATGCTCTCCTGGGGCGCATCTTTTGGGACTTCCTCAGGGAGAAGTACTGGGCTGATGTGGTGtcaaaaaaaatccaaatgaaGTTGAGCAAGATCCGG ttGCCATACTTCATGAACGAGCTGACACTTACTGAGCTAGACATGGGCATGGCCATACCCAAGATCCTTCGGTCCTCTGAGCCTTCAGTGGACCATCAAG GCCTATGGTTTGACTTGGAGATCTCCTACAGTGGTTCTTTTCTGATGACTCTGGAGACCAAGATGAACCTTTCCAGGCTTGGGAAGGAAGGAGAGGGCTTAGGAGAACAAGGAAAAGAGGG ACCACGCACATACTGTCTGGCTGACAGTGATGAGGAGTCGTCCAGTGCAGGATCGTCCGATGAAGAGGATCCAGCAGAAGTACCTGAAATATCGGGAGTTGAGGG CTACGTCGGGGGACACCGGCCAAGCAAGATCATGCGCTTTGTGGACAAGATCGCTAAGTCAAAATATTTCCAGAAGGCCACTGAGACTGAGTTCATCAAGAAGAAGATGGAGGAGGTGTCCAATACCCCTCTACTTCTGACTGTTGAAGTGCAGGAGTGTCGAGGCACGCTGGCCGTCAACATTCCGCCTCCACCTACAGACAGAATATG GTATGGATTCAGAAGTCCACCACATCTAGAGCTAAAGGCCCGACCTAAGCTCGGGGAGCGGGAAGTCACATTAGCCCATGTGACAGACTGGATAGAGAAGAAATTGGATCAGGAGTTTCAG AAAATATTTGTTATGCCAAACATGGATGACGTATGGCTACCAATCATGCACTCACCCATGGACACACGGTCTAACCTGAACTTGGCTACTGTGACAACCGATGCCATGAAAG tGATCTCTGAACATACAATACTGTCTGGCTTGCTGACAAAGTAG
- the tex2 gene encoding testis-expressed protein 2 isoform X1, producing the protein MTSQGGGSGDTPTPPPSSSSSSFLRQSAGPKLQVQRSLSRDTITIHFSAQGKEEEEEDEELYGLAVTSSGLVGDDQGIVTAVEASEELLFEGAGMGACPGDLPVSSAMMSSLPATHTFSTALAIQPLSGSPLSACSPASSSWPLEHQRPQPPPPVTYATSSTSSPAKSSTVHSKPFLSLVKSLSTDVESRESSVSVPAPQPMRHRHLMKTLVKSLSTDTARPEQEIPSHRQPDSRLNLHLFKPFTQPRVTAAPGGDSKTAPSSPLTSPDGRSFFKVQEVEARIEDTKRRLSEVMCDPLQLLSKIIGEEGGSTTTGTSTTGTPGGSHRPKSLSTSATELSTLATLNGHLESNNDYCIKEEEDVEGDSPLGGAEPVPALPRSPSLGLDRCFMSALARQEDEEFCELYSEDFELCTDTEAEGEPAGSTLLQQGSTAGSEELTEGEEEEEEEEEDESPAVPQNGLILLVSIVYGYFVLPLPAYIGGVLLGVAAGFMLAILVLWLSAPRRPSWGRCFSRSRTERWTGVPLDIKEPGIYKGWMNEIHSYDPETYHATLTHSVYVRLEGSVLRLSKPNRNIPRRASFSEPKPDVTYISQKIYDLTNSKIYLVPHSLARKRVWNKKYPICIELAKQDDFMSKAQGDRSEATEEKPFAAVEKTEGLAGSEENKRPSTDPILFLFGRTGREKEEWFRRILLASRLKAEIKKPSSLPSSFLPSHGRSSSQSGTLSHSRSSSRGSLEDLLQSQSQSRQKDVGVGVKLKVLDYNVYMAKYISHSSGSPTASPGHSTDSSPRTVKKFSDGLSAEAASEAWVNALLGRIFWDFLREKYWADVVSKKIQMKLSKIRLPYFMNELTLTELDMGMAIPKILRSSEPSVDHQGLWFDLEISYSGSFLMTLETKMNLSRLGKEGEGLGEQGKEGPRTYCLADSDEESSSAGSSDEEDPAEVPEISGVEGYVGGHRPSKIMRFVDKIAKSKYFQKATETEFIKKKMEEVSNTPLLLTVEVQECRGTLAVNIPPPPTDRIWYGFRSPPHLELKARPKLGEREVTLAHVTDWIEKKLDQEFQKIFVMPNMDDVWLPIMHSPMDTRSNLNLATVTTDAMKGEETLDLEESTDDL; encoded by the exons ATGACCAGTCAGGGTGGTGGCAGTGGGGACACACCCACCCCCCcgccttcctcctcttcttcttcattcCTCAGGCAGTCTGCAGGCCCAAAGCTGCAAGTGCAGCGCTCGCTATCCCGCGACACAATTACCATCCACTTCTCAGCTCAGGgcaaggaggaggaagaagaggatgaggaGCTCTATGGGCTGGCTGTCACCTCCTCTGGACTTGTAGGAGATGATCAGGGCATAGTCACAGCTGTGGAAGCCAGTGAGGAGTTACTGTTTGAGGGGGCAGGAATGGGGGCATGTCCAGGAGACCTTCCTGTTTCTTCTGCCATGATGTCCTCTCTCCCGGCCACCCATACCTTTAGTACAGCCCTTGCCATCCAGCCCTTATCAGGCTCCCCCTTATCTGCGTGTAGCCCTGCCAGCTCCTCCTGGCCCTTAGAGCACCAACGGCCCCAACCCCCTCCCCCTGTAACCTACGCCACCTCTTCCACCAGTTCTCCAGCGAAGTCCTCAACTGTGCATTCAAAGCCATTCCTCAGCCTGGTCAAGTCTCTCTCCACTGATGTGGAGTCTCGAGAAAGCAGTGTGTCAGTCCCTGCCCCTCAACCCATGCGCCATCGGCACCTGATGAAAACCCTGGTGAAGTCTTTGTCCACCGACACTGCCCGTCCTGAACAAGAAATCCCATCCCATCGGCAGCCAGATTCTCGCCTCAACTTACACCTTTTTAAGCCTTTCACCCAGCCACGAGTCACCGCGGCGCCTGGTGGTGACTCTAAGACAGCGCCATCCTCGCCTCTAACCTCACCTGATGGGCGTTCCTTCTTTAAAGTGCAGGAAGTGGAGGCGCGTATCGAGGACACCAAGCGACGTCTCTCAGAGGTCATGTGTGATCCTCTGCAGTTGCTAAGCAAGATCATCGGTGAAGAAGGAGGAAGCACCACCACCGGCACTTCCACAACTGGGACGCCAGGGGGCAGCCACCGACCCAAAAGCCTCTCCACCAGTGCCACAGAGCTGTCTACTCTGGCCACCCTCAATGGCCACTTGGAAAGCAACAATGACTATTGCatcaaggaggaggaggatgtggAGGGTGACAGTCCTCTAGGGGGTGCTGAACCAGTACCGGCCCTGCCCAGGTCACCCTCACTGGGCCTAGACAGGTGCTTCATGTCTGCCCTGGCCCGGCAGGAGGACGAGGAGTTTTGTGAACTTTACAGTGAAGATTTTGAGCTGTGCACAGACACAGAGGCTGAAGGGGAGCCTGCTGGCTCAACCCTACTCCAGCAGGGAAGCACAGCAGGCAGCGAGGAACTAACTGagggtgaggaagaggaggaggaagaggaggaagatgagTCTCCGGCAGTACCACAAAACGGACTTATACTGCTCGTTTCCATTGTGTATGGCTACTTTGTGCTGCCACTGCCCGCGTACATAGGTGGGGTGTTGCTGGGAGTAGCTGCTGGCTTCATGCTAGCAATATTGGTGTTGTGGCTCTCTGCCCCACGCCGGCCCTCGTGGGGTCGCTGCTTTAGCCGGTCTAGGACAGAGCGCTGGACTGGTGTCCCCTTGGACATCAAAGAGCCAGGCATCTACAAG GGTTGGATGAATGAGATCCACAGCTATGACCCAGAGACATATCATgccacactcactcattcagtATACGTACGTCTGGAGGGCTCAGTGTTGCGCCTCTCCAAACCCAACCGCAACATTCCCCGTCGTGCCAGCTTCAGTGAGCCCAAACCTGATGTCACATACATCAGCCAGAAGATCTACGACCTGACCAACAGCAAG ATCTACTTGGTACCCCACAGCCTTGCAAGGAAACGTGTGTGGAACAAGAAATATCCCATCTGCATCGAGCTGGCCAAGCAGGATGACTTCATGTCCAAGGCCCAGGGAGACAGGTCTGAAGCCACGGAGGAGAAGCCCTTCGCTGCTGTGGAGAAGACAGAGGGCTTAGCGGGTAGCGAGGAGAACAAGCGGCCTTCCACCGACCCCATCCTGTTCCTGTTTGGGAGAACAGGAAGGGAGAAGGAGGAATGGTTCAGAAGGATACTGCTGGCTTCCAGGCTCAAAGCTGAGATCAAGAAGCCCTCCAGCCTTCCTTCAT CTTTCCTCCCCTCCCATGGCCGCAGCAGTAGCCAATCGGGCACCCTCTCTCACAGTCGCAGTAGTAGTCGGGGCAGCCTGGAAGACCTGCTCCAGTCTCAGTCTCAGTCCCGGCAGAAAGATGTAGGAGTGGGGGTCAAACTAAAAGTTCTGGACTACAATGTCTACATGGCAAAATACATCAGCCACTCCTCAGGAAGCCCTACTGCCAGCCCTGGTCACAGTACAGATAGCAGCCCAAGGACTGTAAAGAAG TTTTCAGATGGCTTGAGTGCAGAGGCTGCGTCTGAGGCCTGGGTCAATGCTCTCCTGGGGCGCATCTTTTGGGACTTCCTCAGGGAGAAGTACTGGGCTGATGTGGTGtcaaaaaaaatccaaatgaaGTTGAGCAAGATCCGG ttGCCATACTTCATGAACGAGCTGACACTTACTGAGCTAGACATGGGCATGGCCATACCCAAGATCCTTCGGTCCTCTGAGCCTTCAGTGGACCATCAAG GCCTATGGTTTGACTTGGAGATCTCCTACAGTGGTTCTTTTCTGATGACTCTGGAGACCAAGATGAACCTTTCCAGGCTTGGGAAGGAAGGAGAGGGCTTAGGAGAACAAGGAAAAGAGGG ACCACGCACATACTGTCTGGCTGACAGTGATGAGGAGTCGTCCAGTGCAGGATCGTCCGATGAAGAGGATCCAGCAGAAGTACCTGAAATATCGGGAGTTGAGGG CTACGTCGGGGGACACCGGCCAAGCAAGATCATGCGCTTTGTGGACAAGATCGCTAAGTCAAAATATTTCCAGAAGGCCACTGAGACTGAGTTCATCAAGAAGAAGATGGAGGAGGTGTCCAATACCCCTCTACTTCTGACTGTTGAAGTGCAGGAGTGTCGAGGCACGCTGGCCGTCAACATTCCGCCTCCACCTACAGACAGAATATG GTATGGATTCAGAAGTCCACCACATCTAGAGCTAAAGGCCCGACCTAAGCTCGGGGAGCGGGAAGTCACATTAGCCCATGTGACAGACTGGATAGAGAAGAAATTGGATCAGGAGTTTCAG AAAATATTTGTTATGCCAAACATGGATGACGTATGGCTACCAATCATGCACTCACCCATGGACACACGGTCTAACCTGAACTTGGCTACTGTGACAACCGATGCCATGAAAGGTGAGGAGACCCTGGACCTTGAAGAAAGTACAGATGACCTGTGA